The genomic DNA CCCGCGAGCGTCCGCTGCTCTTACCCGCTTCTTCTCCTCCACCTCCTGCACGCACTGGACCCTCCAGCGGTCAATCTCCTGCTCGCGCTCTGCTGCCCGCGCGGCCTCTGCCTCCCGCTCGGCCTCGCGTTCCCGGACCCTCTCGCGAAGCCGCAGCCGGCGGCGCCGGACCCTCTCCAGCCTGCGCCGCGCCTCGCCCACGTAGGCGGCCTGGGTCAGCAGCTCTAGTCGCTCGGCCAGTTCGGCGCGCAGTGGCTGCGCCTGCGCATGCAGCTGCGCCCAGGCCGCGCCGTCGGCCTCGGCCTCGTGCAGGGCCTGGCCCAAGTCGCGCAGCCGCCGCAACAGGCGCAGGGCCCCCCGCAACCGGGCGCGCACCTCGCCCAGGCTGGGCCCGGCGGGCGCGCGCGGGGGCACCGAGCCGCCGGCCCGCCGCGGGATTCCGAACACCGCCTCTAGCCACTGCCGGTCGCGCAGGCGCTGCAAGGCCGCGTCCCCGAGCGCGTCGGATGGCGGCTGTGCCTCAGGCCAGCGCGGGCTCCAGGGCGGCCCCGGGCCTGGAGGCGGCGGCCGCGGGCGCTCACCGGCGTCGTTCCCTAGGAAGGGGCGGCACTGGGGCGGCGGCGGAGGCAGCGGCGGTGGCGGCACCGGGTAGAaggagccgccgccgccacctCCACCGCCCCCGCGGGAGACTTCCACGGGGGCCCGGGGCTGCAGAGCCAGCGGAGGCTGGAGGAAGGGGGCGGAGGCCCCCGGAAAGGAGCCAGGCCGCTGGGGAAGAGGCGGCGGGAAGGCCGGGGAAGGTAGTGGCGGTGGCGGACAGCCGAAGGGAGCGGGAGGCGGCGGCTGCGGGGGCGGCGGGCCAGGGCGACCCGGGGTGAAGAAAGGTGGCAGAGCCATGGCCACCACAGAGGGATTCTGAGAAGTGACAGGAATCTGAGTGGTTCCCGGAGAAAGTGTCTTCCGGGAGGAAGTGACGCATACCACGCGCGGCACCAGTGTGACGCTGCGACCCAAGGACCTCCGCGAAAGGCTGGGCGTTTTCATTCAAGCCTTCAAAACCACCGTCCTTACTGAGCATTCTAGGTGCGGAGTTAGCAGCTTTGCagtgagattaacagatacagtTCCTCTCCTTGTAGAACTACCTATTTAATCAAGTAATCATTCAATCAAATGCAAAAGTGCGGCCGTGGATGTGAAGGAAAAGAAGGCAAGAACTTATAGGAAATTTGGATTTAAAGAGGTTGGGGAAGGTCGTCCTAAGGATCTGAGACTTCATCTGAGGTCAGAAGGGTAATTATGAGTTAAATAGTGGAAATCGGAGAGAAAATGAGAGGGACGCACAGTACGGATGGGAACAGTGTTTACAAAAGCCCTCTAGTGGATTACAGGAGTAGGTTTGGTGTGGGAACTGAAAAGAATGCCAGTGTTGATGGACCACAGAAAGCCTGAAGGAAACCTAGCGATCCTGGGAGGCGGACTAGATCATAGGATCCAGGATCTGATATTTTAAGAACAGTGGAAAACCACTGGAGGGTGTTAAgcaggaggggcagggaagcccatatggatTGTAGATTCGTATGTTGTGATATATAGTACAGCAAAATCCTGTGTACTCTACCCAGTTTCTTCCAGTGATAACATCTTGTAGAACTGTATCACAGTATCACAACCGGAATGCTGATATTGAtggtcaagatacagaacatttccatatTTCCAGGAGCCCTCATTTGCCCTTTTATAGCTACACCCACTTCCCTTGGCAACTACTAATCCTCCATTTCTgtaactttctttccttttgagaatgttgtataaatggaatcatacagtacatAACCTTTTTACTGTTCTCGCTTAGCATAATCCTTTAGAGATACATCCAAGTTCTTGTATccatgttcctttttattgcaatAAAGTTGTGCAAATAAAAAGTTGTGGGTAAAATGAAACCATACTTTGTGTAGTCAGTTACCTACTGAaggatatttgagttgtttccatttGGAGACTACCACAAATAAAGCAACTATAAACATATACTGCTATCATATCTCTGGAATAAATGCCTAGGAGTGTAATTGCAGGGTCATAAGCCAGttacatgttttgtttttaaagaaactgccacATTGTTTTCCAGAgtagctgtaccagtttacattcccactagcaatgtatGAGTCATCCAGTTTCTCTGCACTCTCATCAGCATTTTGTgtagttactattttttttattttatacaaccTGATAGGTagatacttcattgtggttttaatttccaCTCCTTTAATGGCTAGTTTATGtcaagtatcttttcatatgcttctttGCCATCTGTATACCCTCTTCATTGAAATGTCTGgtcatgtcttttgcccatttcctAATTGGATTTTTTACTGTTGAaatttgagaattctttatatattctagatactatTCCTTTATATGTGGCTTGCAAATATTGTTTCCCCAGTTTATAGCTTGTCCTTTCATCCTaacatgtttgttttgttttttcagagcaaatattcttaattttaatgaagtccaacttaCCCATTTTTCCTCTTAGATTTTTGGAATCAAGTCTAAGAACTCTTAGCCCTAGATCCTGCAAACTTCTCTCTTGTGCTTTTTCTAAAAGTTCTCTAGGTTTACATTTAAGTCTGATCCATTTTAGGTTGATTTTTGTGTCAGGTATCAAAACTTAGTGTGAGGCCCCTCACCCTACCTCTGCTCCAGTATCACATGATTAGAATTTCACAGTTGTAAAGTGATGGATGATCCCTTGGGTAAGACTCCAGCTCTATACCATGAGAAGAACCAATATGAATCTGACTTCACTTCCCAAGGGACCTCTAATATTTCTCAGAAACTTTGTAATGTAACATTCTACACATTTACTTGTATCTTATGTATTCAGTAATATGTAATATTGTACATAATATTTGAAGTCttcatttttcatcttaaaatttaTTAGGTAAGGTATGGATATACCTTTATATTTTCTAGatggatgttgttgttcagttgctaagccgtgtctgactctgcaatcccacagagtgtagcaggccaggctcctctttcctccacTTCGAGAGTTAGCTCAGATTCGTGCccttgagtctgtgatgctaacTCATCCTTTGCCACCAATGGTAACTCAGTTgtcaataccatttattgaaatcttcttttctttcctttttatagaaatcttctttttctaatttgaaaTATCACCTTTTTCAACACTaaataagtgttagtcgctcagtcgtgcccaactctttgcaaccccatagactgcagcccaccaggctcctctgtccatgagattttccaggcaaggatactgaagcgggttgccatttccttctccaggggatcttcccaactaggaattgaacccaggtctcctgcactgcaggcagattccttaccaactgagctacaagggaagccctttcaacACTAAATCCCCATATATATTTAGGACTTATTTCTGTACTTTTACCTGCTTTTCCATTGGTCTCTCAGTTCGTGCACTGGTAGACTTAGATATTTAAAggtgtataatatttttaaaatagaaggtgCAATCCCTCCTCATTCTTCTTTCATTTGTTGGTTAGGTCAAGAGGCTTCCGAATCAGTCTGCCTGGGGTTCATCCTGGCTGTTACTTagtagttgtgtgaccttggtaAAGCTATCTAACTACTCTGGGCTCAAGTTTCTTCACCTAGAAGGGCTGATAAGAGTAGTACTTCACAGGGTTGTTGCGTTAAACGCACAGAGTGACACAGAGTAAGCACTACGTGCATTATCGTTTTACTTGTTTACCATTCTTGCTTATTTTTCCATATGAACTTTAGAATCCATTTGCCTAATTGCATTTAAAAACTTACTGGCATTTTATTAGAATATTAAATTTGTAAATTAGCATAGAGATGACAGACACCCTTTTCATGTTGCGTTTTCCCACTGAAGAACATGGGATCCCACTTTTCATTGGTGGTGCCTTAGTCAccaagtcgcgtccgactcttgtgaccccatggactatagcccaccaggctcctctttccatgggattttccaggcaagagtactggagtaggttgccatttccttctccacttttcaTTAGATTTGCAAAAATACCTACCCATCCACTCTTCCTCTTACATTGCTATCATCTGAGTCCAATCCATCATCAAATAATAATAGCCCCAAATGACCCTGATTTAACCATTGATTCTTTTGGGATCAAGGGTTTGGGACCCCTGGGCCATGGACCAGTATTggtctgtggcctgttaggaaccggCCACACAGCAGGTGAGTGGCAGGCTAGccagcttcatctgtatttacagccactccaCATTGTTCACATTACCACCTGAGTgctgcctcctgtcagatcagcagtggcataataaataaatgcaatgcacttgaataatccccaaaccatcccccttTCCCTGGCCCTTGAAAATATTGaggaaactggtccctggtgcaaaaaaaaaaggttggagaCGACTGCTCTATAGGCTGGTCTCTTATACCACAGCCAGGGTGGTCTTTTATAACTCAGAATCAAAACCTAGAACGGAACTAGGAACAGGAGGATCACCTTGTAATTTACtgtggaggagatgtgggttcaaggGAGTTGTGTTTTATATGTTGATAAGAATTGACCCAGGCCAGGAGCAGTGGTGGCGGTCTGGCTGCAGGCTGGGAGCTGGCATCTGGCTCCTGGTAAGTGGGACACTGTGCAGTGCCCACCACTCTCCCTGGAGTCATGGAGATCGGCACGGAGATCAGCCGTGAGATCCCAAGTGCCGTTAAGGGGAAATTGCAAGAATCAGGAgcttatattgattgattttcacCTTATATTTGTGCTTTTCTTGAACTggatttttttatatttgaaacaaATGTCTGATAGTACTTCTGAAATGAAACTTCCTGCCTATATAGAAATGTTATGAATATTTAAGATGAAGAACTTCCTGATTACATTATGGTGATGGTGGCCAACAAGAAAAGTCAGGACCAAATGACAGAGGACCTGTCCCTGTTTCAAGGGAACAACACAATTTGATTCACCGTATGGCTTCATGGGGTATTAGATAAACTTAGTTCTGTAACAACCAACCCCTCTAGTCTGAAGTCTTCTGATACCAACCTCTTTGATGGTAACGTACCTTCAAACAAGAGCAGTTTCAATCGAGATGAGAGAAGGCACGAAGCTGTTTCTAGCAGCCTTTCTAGCTCTTTCTAGCAGCCTCTTGCAGTTTCTAGCACTAGACCTGAAAAAAGAGAATCTAGAGTTTCTACAAGTTCACAGGAGCAGAAAGCCACGAATGTCAGAGATTTATGATAACAGAGCTGCCACCTGACCAATGTCAACAGTGAAACCTTGGAGGGAGCTAGCACCCTCTGAAGATGTGATTGATTTTAAGCCAGAACCAGATGATCTCATTGATGAAGAACTCAATTTTGTGCAGGAGAAACTCTtctctcagaaaaaaaaactacagtgaCACTTATATAAGGTTCCTCTTGCCCTTCTATTGAAATTTATGGACCACCTGCAGGTCGAACGCA from Ovis aries strain OAR_USU_Benz2616 breed Rambouillet chromosome 7, ARS-UI_Ramb_v3.0, whole genome shotgun sequence includes the following:
- the PDCD7 gene encoding programmed cell death protein 7, with translation MALPPFFTPGRPGPPPPQPPPPAPFGCPPPPLPSPAFPPPLPQRPGSFPGASAPFLQPPLALQPRAPVEVSRGGGGGGGGGSFYPVPPPPLPPPPPQCRPFLGNDAGERPRPPPPGPGPPWSPRWPEAQPPSDALGDAALQRLRDRQWLEAVFGIPRRAGGSVPPRAPAGPSLGEVRARLRGALRLLRRLRDLGQALHEAEADGAAWAQLHAQAQPLRAELAERLELLTQAAYVGEARRRLERVRRRRLRLRERVREREAEREAEAARAAEREQEIDRWRVQCVQEVEEKKREQELKAAADGVLSEVRKKQADTKRMVDILRALEKLRKLRKEAAARKGVCPPASADETFEHHLQRLRKLIKKRSELYEAEERALQVMLEGEQEEERKRELEKKQRKEKEKFLLQKHEIESKLFGDLDEFPLAHLLQPFRQYYLQAEHSLPALIQIRHDWDQYLVPSDHPKGSSIPQGWVLPPLPSNDIWATAVKLH